The following proteins come from a genomic window of Miscanthus floridulus cultivar M001 chromosome 2, ASM1932011v1, whole genome shotgun sequence:
- the LOC136538934 gene encoding protein HEAT INTOLERANT 4-like, which translates to MFGSTEPQLLDVNGESKIVLIPIVVAVDCPFPPSDKIGINSVQRENEEIVPMKAMKMAWVPYVPLEHWLSRIDSLKTKIFTLGCTQRRSTLKHLKIERVKKFDYCMPYYMPLQPLEDEDDTVINFLYPLEPLIVDEFDWEMDDYEDFADQKVQEGLPEGEKEKFKEFLKEKVRERKRELKQAKEARKKAIDDMDPKMKEAFENIKFYKFYPVKTPDTPDVNNVKARYINRYYRNAHYLM; encoded by the exons ATGTTTGGAAGCACCGAGC CCCAGCTATTGGATGTTAATGGCGAATCAAAGATAGTGCTTATCCCAATTGTAGTTGCT GTAGACTGTCCTTTCCCTCCTTCAGATAAAATTGGGATAAACTCTGTCCAAAGGGAAAATGAGGAAATAGTGCCAATGAAGGCTATGAAGATGGCATGGGTGCCTTATGTTCCCCTTGAGCACTG GCTTAGCAGGATTGACAGTTTGAAAACAAAAATATTCACTCTCGGATGCACGCAGCGAAG GTCTACACTGAAGCATCTCAAAATTGAGAGAGTCAAGAAGTTTGACTACTGCATGCCTT ATTATATGCCACTGCAACCTCTTGAAGACGAAGATGACACAGTTATCAATTTCTTATATCCTCTAGAACCCCTG ATAGTAGACGAGTTTGACTGGGAAATGGATGATTACGAG GATTTTGCAGATCAGAAAGTTCAAGAAGGCCTGCCAGAGGGTGAGAAAGAAAAATTCAAG GAGTTCCTGAAGGAGAAGGTTAGAGAAAGGAAGAGAGAGCTGAAACAG GCTAAAGAAGCCAGGAAGAAAGCTATTGATGACATGGATCCTAAGATGAAAGAGGCATTCGAGAATATCaaattttacaaattttatcctgTGAAAACCCCAGACACGCCTGATGTAAACAATGTAAAG GCTAGGTACATCAACAGATACTATAGGAATGCCCATTATCTTAtgtga